A DNA window from Camelina sativa cultivar DH55 chromosome 13, Cs, whole genome shotgun sequence contains the following coding sequences:
- the LOC104736350 gene encoding GEM-like protein 7 has translation MTLSRVHQQVIAFPAAKTAPALYLPDPAASINKLQIPTSSKFSPSADKGKSMLRKKKTDSFTNGARDQDKLGPKLTETVKRKLSLGAKILQMGGLEKIYKRLFKVCDEEKLFKAYQCYLSTTAGPMAGLLFISSQKIAFCSEKSIKVASPEGDIIRVHYKVSVPLCKINGVNQSQNTKKPSQKYLEVVTVDNFDFWFMGFVNYQKAFNCLEQALNDDNQ, from the coding sequence ATGACATTGAGCAGAGTTCACCAACAAGTTATTGCATTTCCTGCAGCCAAGACTGCTCCAGCGCTTTACTTGCCTGATCCTGCAGCTTCCAtcaacaagctccaaatccCAACCTCTTCAAAGTTTTCTCCTTCAGCAGACAAGGGAAAATCGATGCTGCGAAAGAAGAAGACCGATAGCTTCACCAACGGAGCTAGAGACCAGGACAAGTTAGGACCCAAGCTAACTGAAACAGTCAAGAGAAAGCTGTCCTTGGGAGCTAAGATCCTTCAAATGGGAGGTTTAGAGAAGATCTATAAGCGACTCTTCAAAGTCTGCGATGAAGAGAAACTGTTCAAGGCGTACCAATGTTACCTATCAACAACCGCCGGTCCCATGGCAGGCCTACTCTTCATCTCCTCACAGAAGATTGCATTCTGCAGCGAGAAATCGATCAAGGTGGCTTCTCCTGAGGGAGATATCATCAGAGTTCACTACAAAGTATCAGTCCCCTTGtgcaagatcaatggagtgaacCAGAGTCAGAACACAAAGAAGCCATCTCAGAAGTACCTTGAAGTAGTAACAGTCGATAACTTCGACTTCTGGTTCATGGGATTCGTTAACTACCAGAAAGCTTTCAACTGTCTCGAGCAAGCGCTAAACGATGATAACCAATga
- the LOC104736354 gene encoding uncharacterized protein LOC104736354, translated as MVLFQPGLRIRIVKSGLLIFKISVLQTKGSSSSSGAKAEDEEVRRPCIVLQDIWSSVDKWSSFGRKVSLFVEGIDEKVNHHFVPSLSAIQIFTLKPFTDDDPRSSATGIDDGTVTGSAEPDSSGKRVVNGDHLGYLYFQYNETDKPFQREPLTSMITSKLATQHPGLTTLTSSDLSPYSWISIAWYPIYPIPPVDNKDMSTVFLTYHSLKPNFPETNGKDVKGKETGVSGATKVELPPFAAVTYKVFGNVWIMPGTSDNQKIEMYEKAASSWLKSVGFFQNDFNFFMSRKFCGVPK; from the exons ATGGTCTTATTCCAACCCGGTTTAAGGATCCGAATAGTGAAATCGGGTTTACTAATTTTCAAAATCTCTGTTTTGCAGACAAAGggatcatcgtcatcatcaggAGCCAaagcagaagatgaagaagtgaGAAGGCCTTGCATCGTTCTTCAAGACATTTGGTCTAGCGTTGATAAGTGGAGCTCCTTTGGTCGTAAAGTTTCTCTTTTCGTGGAAGGCATTGACGAGAAGGTTAACCATCACTTTGTTCCTTCACTCTCTGCCATTCAGATCTTCACCCTCAAACCCTTCACTGATGATGATCCAAG GAGCTCTGCGACTGGAATAGATGATGGTACAGTGACAGGATCTGCTGAACCTGACTCTTCTGGCAAACGGGTTGTGAATGGTGATCACTTGGGCTAcctttattttcaatataatgAGACAGATAAGCCGTTCCAAAGAGAACCTCTTACTTCCATG ATCACTTCTAAACTAGCTACGCAGCACCCTGGATTGACTACCCTGACGAGTTCAGATCTTTCTCCATATAGCTGGATTTCGATTGCTTG GTATCCCATTTATCCAATTCCACCAGTGGACAATAAGGATATGTCTACCGTTTTCCTAACGTACCATTCACTGAAGCCAAACTTTCCAG AAACAAATGGTAAAGATGTTAAGGGGAAAGAAACAGGAGTGTCAGGTGCAACAAAAGTTGAACTTCCTCCATTTGCTGCAGTGACTTACAAGGTCTTTGGTAATGTGTGGATCATGCCTGGGACATCAGACAATCAGAAGATAGAGATGTATGAAAAGGCTGCTTCCTCATGGCTGAAATCAGTCGGCTTCTTTCAGAATGACTTCAACTTCTTTATGTCCCGGAAGTTTTGTGGAGTGCCCAAATGA
- the LOC104736352 gene encoding putative GEM-like protein 8 has translation MTLSKVHQQVIAFPAAKTAPLLYLPDPAASINKLQIPNSSKVSLSTDKGKSILRKKKTDSFTNGARDQDKLGPKLTEKVKRKLSLGAKILQMGGLEKIYKRLFKVCDEEKLFNSYQCYLSTTAGPMAGLLFISSKKIAFCSERSIKVASPQGDLTRVHYKVSIPLCKINGVNQSQNTKKPSQKYLEVVTVDGFDFWFMGFLSHQKAFNCLEQALSLSYEQ, from the coding sequence ATGACATTGAGCAAAGTTCACCAGCAAGTTATTGCATTTCCTGCAGCCAAGACTGCTCCGTTGCTTTACTTGCCTGACCCTGCAGCTTCCAtcaacaagctccaaatccCAAATTCTTCAAAGGTTTCTCTTTCAACAGATAAGGGAAAATCAATCCTGCGAAAGAAGAAAACCGATAGCTTCACAAACGGAGCTAGAGACCAGGACAAGTTAGGACCAAAGCTAActgaaaaagtaaagagaaagcTATCCTTGGGAGCTAAGATCCTTCAAATGGGAGGCTTAGAGAAGATCTACAAGAGACTCTTCAAAGTCTGCGATGAGGAGAAACTGTTCAACTCGTACCAATGTTACCTATCCACAACGGCAGGTCCCATGGCAGGCCTACTCTTCATCTCATCAAAGAAGATTGCATTCTGCAGCGAGAGATCGATCAAGGTGGCTTCTCCTCAGGGAGATCTCACTAGGGTTCATTACAAAGTATCAATCCCCTTGtgcaagatcaatggagtgaacCAGAGTCAGAACACAAAGAAGCCATCTCAGAAGTACCTTGAAGTAGTCACGGTTGATGGATTTGACTTCTGGTTTATGGGATTCTTGAGCCACCAAAAAGCTTTCAACTGCCTCGAGCAAGCGCTTTCTCTGAGCTACGAGCAATGA
- the LOC104736351 gene encoding GEM-like protein 6, whose amino-acid sequence MTLSRVHQQAIAFPAAKTATISYLPEPAASINKLQIPTSSKFSFLTSKGKSMLRKKKTDSFTNGARDQDKLGPKLSETVKRKLSLGAKILQMGGLEKIYKRLFKVCDEEKLFKAYQCYLSTTAGPISGLLFISSKKIAFCSERSIKVASPQGDISRVHYKVSIPLSKINGVNQSQNTKKPSKKYLEVVTVDNFDFWFMGFMSYHKAFNCLEQALNNDEH is encoded by the coding sequence ATGACATTGAGCAGAGTTCATCAACAAGCTATCGCATTTCCTGCAGCGAAGACTGCTACGATAAGTTACTTGCCAGAACCTGCAGCTTCCAtcaacaagctccaaatcccaacttcatcaaagttttcttttctaacaAGCAAAGGGAAATCAATGCTGCGAAAGAAGAAAACCGATAGCTTCACGAACGGAGCTAGAGACCAGGACAAGTTAGGACCCAAGCTAAGTGAAACAGTCAAGAGAAAGCTATCCTTGGGAGCTAAGATCCTTCAAATGGGAGGGTTAGAGAAGATCTATAAGCGACTCTTCAAAGTCTGCGATGAAGAGAAGCTTTTCAAGGCGTACCAATGTTACCTATCCACAACCGCAGGTCCCATCTCAGGCCTACTCTTTATCTCATCAAAGAAGATTGCATTCTGCAGCGAGAGATCGATCAAGGTGGCTTCTCCTCAGGGAGACATCTCTAGGGTTCACTACAAAGTCTCAATCCCCTTATCCAAGATCAATGGTGTGAACCAGAGTCAGAACACGAAGAAACCATCTAAGAAGTACCTTGAAGTAGTTACAGTCGATAACTTCGACTTCTGGTTCATGGGATTCATGAGCTACCACAAAGCTTTCAACTGCCTTGAGCAAGCGTTAAACAATGATGAGCATTGA